In Candidatus Paracaedimonas acanthamoebae, a single window of DNA contains:
- a CDS encoding glycosyltransferase family 9 protein produces MGAFAEIRHQHSQAHIILLTSPAYIDLMGKTGYFNQIIGDARSRNPFLIGKLRAQLLSLNVERVYDLQNSDRTGLYFKLLGPGKRPEWSGIAPGCSHPQKRENRRKLHAFLRFADQLKMAGFDLKGKEELFPDLSWLKREISHLDFPKKAVLLVPGSSLRGAYKRWPAERYAEFALWLKDKGFNPVLLGGAEDIEVINRILNIFPTIHNLSQKTNFFEIGVLASKSLAIIGNDTGSIHLAAAMKCPTLVLWSNASEPEIYAPRGQHVKVLYSPNLSDLRLKQVQESVLEILEYKG; encoded by the coding sequence ATGGGAGCATTTGCAGAGATCCGGCATCAACATTCTCAAGCTCATATTATTCTTTTGACGAGTCCCGCTTATATCGATTTGATGGGCAAGACAGGTTATTTTAATCAAATTATAGGTGATGCACGGTCTAGAAATCCTTTTTTAATAGGGAAATTACGGGCACAACTTTTATCGTTGAATGTCGAACGCGTATACGACTTACAAAATTCAGACAGGACAGGTCTTTATTTTAAACTCTTAGGTCCTGGAAAACGCCCGGAATGGTCGGGAATTGCTCCAGGATGTTCACACCCTCAAAAGAGGGAAAATCGAAGGAAACTTCATGCTTTTCTAAGATTCGCTGATCAATTGAAAATGGCAGGATTTGATCTAAAAGGGAAAGAAGAACTTTTCCCCGATTTATCATGGTTGAAGAGAGAGATAAGTCATCTTGATTTTCCTAAAAAAGCGGTACTTTTGGTGCCTGGTAGTTCTTTAAGGGGAGCATATAAAAGATGGCCAGCAGAGAGGTATGCTGAATTTGCGCTATGGCTCAAAGATAAAGGATTTAATCCTGTTTTATTAGGAGGTGCTGAAGATATTGAGGTGATCAATCGTATTCTCAATATTTTTCCAACTATTCATAATTTAAGCCAAAAAACTAACTTTTTTGAAATAGGTGTCTTAGCCTCAAAATCTCTTGCAATTATTGGGAATGATACGGGATCCATACATTTAGCTGCTGCAATGAAATGTCCAACCTTAGTTTTGTGGTCGAATGCCTCCGAGCCAGAGATTTATGCCCCACGAGGGCAGCATGTAAAGGTATTATATTCGCCAAATTTATCGGATTTGAGACTCAAACAAGTTCAAGAATCAGTGCTAGAAATATTGGAATACAAGGGCTAA
- the nrdR gene encoding transcriptional repressor NrdR, translated as MRCPFCGHPDTAVKDSRAIEENVGIRRRRHCTDCGARFTTVERVQLLPLKIIKKNGELEPFEREKLSHSMELALHKRPIDNDRRERVISSIVRQLESCGETEIPSTKIGEMVMQSLYELDKVAYVRFASVYQDFDVPGDFKNFIRDLDSSEEQDPT; from the coding sequence ATGCGCTGCCCCTTTTGTGGTCACCCTGATACGGCGGTCAAAGACTCACGAGCCATCGAAGAAAACGTGGGGATTCGTCGGCGTAGACATTGCACGGATTGTGGAGCCCGCTTCACAACCGTTGAGCGCGTTCAACTTCTTCCGTTAAAAATTATCAAGAAAAATGGAGAACTTGAACCTTTTGAGCGCGAAAAACTCTCTCATTCAATGGAGTTAGCTCTTCATAAACGGCCCATTGATAATGACAGAAGAGAACGCGTGATTAGCAGTATTGTAAGACAACTTGAATCTTGCGGAGAAACTGAAATTCCCTCCACTAAAATTGGTGAAATGGTAATGCAATCTCTTTATGAGCTTGATAAAGTTGCTTACGTTCGTTTTGCTTCTGTTTATCAAGATTTTGATGTTCCTGGAGACTTCAAGAATTTCATTAGAGATCTAGATTCATCAGAAGAACAAGATCCCACCTAA
- a CDS encoding Na+/H+ antiporter NhaC family protein, with protein sequence MRPHFSHQFKLSGGYALCPIFLFLIIFIGSGIYFSFQGMPFAFYQISATVAILPAIILAITLGEGTFTTKLNHFIEGVRDNSIITMCMIYLLAGAYTEVLKGIGGVEATVNLTLAFLPTQATLPGIFILSAFIATAMGTSMGTIAAMAPIAFGIANATGLSIPLTLGTVVGGAMFGDNLSLISDTTIAAVQTQGGSLKEKFKINSLIALPAMLITLIILITYGFNNPCQSCFQTEDFQWIASTPYFFVLVLAISGVNVFLVLTFGILSAGLIGLSFTPNYNFITYAKNIYQGYGSMQEILILSLLIGGLSHLTKIQGGLRFLINLATRFVQKFSQKKSKPIAEIAIASIVSACDICTANNTISIILSGDATRELAKKYDLNPARSATLIDLFSCVFQGILPYSAQILLAGSIAGLSPLTIIPHVYYCYALGIMGIYAILLQKPKFSLTKQ encoded by the coding sequence ATGAGACCCCATTTTTCTCACCAATTTAAACTTTCAGGAGGGTATGCCCTCTGTCCAATTTTTTTATTTTTAATCATTTTTATCGGAAGTGGCATTTATTTTAGCTTTCAAGGAATGCCTTTTGCTTTTTATCAAATTTCAGCAACTGTAGCGATTTTACCTGCCATTATCTTAGCGATCACATTGGGAGAGGGAACTTTTACCACAAAGCTTAATCACTTCATCGAAGGTGTTCGAGATAATAGCATCATTACAATGTGTATGATCTATCTGTTAGCAGGTGCTTATACCGAAGTATTAAAAGGTATTGGTGGCGTTGAAGCGACCGTTAATCTAACGCTTGCCTTTCTTCCAACACAAGCGACCCTACCTGGGATTTTTATCCTGAGTGCCTTTATTGCAACCGCCATGGGAACCTCCATGGGTACGATTGCAGCCATGGCGCCGATTGCTTTTGGAATTGCCAATGCCACAGGACTTTCAATTCCTCTTACACTGGGAACTGTGGTTGGTGGGGCAATGTTTGGTGATAACCTTTCTCTCATCTCCGACACGACGATTGCAGCCGTTCAAACGCAAGGAGGAAGCCTTAAAGAAAAATTCAAAATTAATAGCTTAATCGCCTTACCCGCCATGCTTATAACGCTAATAATTTTGATCACCTACGGTTTTAATAATCCTTGTCAATCTTGCTTCCAGACAGAAGACTTTCAATGGATTGCCAGCACACCCTATTTCTTTGTCTTAGTCCTTGCTATTTCAGGGGTTAATGTATTTCTTGTTTTAACTTTTGGGATTTTATCAGCGGGTCTTATTGGGCTTAGTTTTACGCCTAATTATAACTTTATTACGTATGCCAAAAATATTTATCAAGGTTATGGCAGCATGCAAGAAATTCTTATCTTATCCCTCCTTATCGGCGGGTTAAGTCATCTCACAAAAATCCAAGGAGGATTGCGCTTTTTAATAAATCTAGCGACTCGATTTGTGCAAAAATTCTCTCAGAAAAAATCAAAACCGATTGCCGAAATTGCAATTGCTTCCATTGTAAGCGCTTGTGACATTTGTACCGCAAATAATACGATTTCAATCATTCTTAGCGGAGACGCAACCCGAGAACTCGCAAAAAAATATGATCTTAATCCTGCACGAAGCGCAACACTGATTGATCTCTTCTCTTGTGTGTTTCAAGGAATCTTGCCCTATAGTGCTCAAATTTTACTTGCAGGCTCGATCGCAGGGCTCTCTCCGTTAACTATTATACCTCATGTTTATTATTGTTATGCTTTGGGCATAATGGGCATTTATGCAATCCTTCTTCAAAAACCCAAATTTTCCCTTACAAAACAATAA
- a CDS encoding DUF1467 family protein gives MSLISIIIVFTLFWWLSFFSLLPLGLKKEINPPQGHDRGAPSKHGLGLKFLFTTIIAFILTTLVYWIAENNWVSLWT, from the coding sequence ATGAGCTTAATTTCTATTATTATCGTCTTTACTCTCTTTTGGTGGTTATCTTTCTTTTCTCTGCTTCCTTTGGGACTAAAAAAAGAAATTAACCCTCCCCAAGGGCATGATAGAGGAGCCCCCTCAAAACATGGTTTAGGCCTGAAATTTCTCTTCACAACGATAATAGCTTTTATCTTAACAACCCTGGTCTATTGGATCGCTGAAAATAATTGGGTTTCACTATGGACTTAA
- a CDS encoding NAD-glutamate dehydrogenase yields the protein MKKKQLNERVEAIAELVQQKVSVAVRESIKSFTQQFFATLASDDMRKIPLENLAVGVVDLWQFFQEREIGKPKIRIYYWKPDTTLSSPLAERIVIDIVNDDMSFLVDSLIQLLQKHNLKAKRIVHPVIKVKRDEEGKLTDVFHLTEEIPDAQYESVIHCEIVESIYPELVDLLVEELQGVLQDVRYATSDWQKMLDKASIAHEDVQKTCSQIYCDQQEEILNFLSWIREDHYTFLGYASYDFREGSTQGLKEIQCSEELGIMKLKTYQDLAKIFEGVDFESQTFQYILEPVPLFINKASQVSRVHRGVTMDVIGVKRFSSDGTVIGMHLFMGLFTSVAYDSSVRDIPLLRRKLEHILDYTGLVPAWHDGKSLIHILDSLPRDDFFQAGVEQLAEVGLAVLNLQERQRFALFIHQDQFNRFLSCLVYIPRERFDSELCDLIGQTLAKNLKGVLSVYKAQFGSFALARVHYTINIQGGIKENYNTEDLEEKIVKVVRSWKDDLRMTLVSAFNDYEGQKVFQRYSQAFSKGYQERFQGADVKADIELIELACHYNIPKARLYTIDGAPNHCLHLKVFNPGDPMALSDILPVLENLDLRIIKEIPFVVSPQGVTAPVWIHDFEMITRDNYAVNAEEIQTNFFNALKAIKGGLIEDDGINRLILRANITPREGLILRVLSKYLRQLQFSFSREYIEQTFLKHPDITKQLVTFFGSKFDPEIALDDQLLKQEILKKINQIQNPDEDKILRRFFNLIQAALRTNFYQKDAEGNFKTYTSIKFDCLQIDELPLPKPKFEIYIYSPRFEAIHLRGGKVARGGLRWSDRLEDYRTEILGLLKAQMVKNTVIVPVGSKGGFVLKAVSQSATREEILTEAITCYKTMIQGLLDITDNYKDGKVIPPQAVVRWDEDDPYLVVAADKGTATFSDYANEVSKAYDFWLDDAFASGGSSGYDHKKIGITARGVWESVKRHFYELDIPIEKTPFTVAGVGDMSGDVFGNGMLQFETIKLVAAFNHQHIFVDPTPDSQLSYIERKRLFELPRSTWKDYDSAFISKGGGVFERTAKIISVSPEMQRLFNFDVTEITPSDLIKAILKLNVDLLWFGGIGTFIKSSKENHQEAGDRANDGLRVNAKELRCKVIGEGANLGVTQLGRIEYATLGGRINTDAIDNSGGVNCSDHEVNIKILLNRLVLDGSLSLEARNKLLESMTEEVSKLVLRDNYKQAQAISLLEAQGPNLLDGQIRIMRTLEAKGILNRALEYLPDDAMMLEHQTLQKGLTKPEIAILLAYSKIDFYQEILKSPLLDDFVFEEDLLNYFPDSMRRDYREEILAHPLRREIVATKITNEIVNRISASFIYDTMAKLNCRLEDVYRAYIIIRNVFDLRALWRQLESLDKLIHPETLLKVMIDILHMVRRTIKWLIRNYKMEDNITASTHLFKLGTGAFLADLNHFLDDQSHLTLQQQIAFYEKLGLPQKLALEISHLQVATLSPDIILIASQTGYSIAQISTFYFMVGARLGITRLRQAIEKIKSNTSWHRLAILGLQEDLFNIQNEVVLQVLSFDDQVPKNAHLDTAILMELWTKASKDKLISLDNLLQEAFLQNSLDLANLTVITRELRNLTVELALKG from the coding sequence ATGAAGAAAAAGCAGCTGAATGAGCGTGTAGAGGCGATCGCAGAACTTGTTCAACAAAAAGTAAGCGTTGCCGTCAGAGAGTCTATCAAAAGCTTCACACAGCAATTTTTTGCAACGCTTGCCTCTGATGATATGCGAAAAATTCCCCTTGAAAATTTGGCAGTTGGTGTCGTCGATCTATGGCAATTTTTCCAAGAACGCGAAATTGGAAAACCAAAAATTCGGATCTATTATTGGAAACCAGACACGACCTTGTCTTCCCCTCTTGCTGAACGGATAGTGATTGATATTGTCAATGATGATATGTCATTCCTGGTTGATTCCCTTATTCAACTTCTGCAAAAACATAACCTTAAAGCCAAAAGAATTGTTCATCCTGTTATTAAAGTGAAGCGAGATGAAGAAGGAAAACTAACAGATGTATTTCATTTAACGGAAGAAATTCCCGACGCTCAATATGAATCAGTGATCCATTGTGAGATCGTGGAATCAATTTATCCAGAACTTGTTGATCTTTTGGTCGAAGAACTTCAAGGCGTTTTGCAGGATGTGAGATATGCAACTTCCGATTGGCAGAAGATGCTTGATAAAGCTTCAATTGCTCATGAAGATGTTCAAAAGACGTGTTCGCAGATTTATTGTGATCAACAAGAGGAAATTTTAAATTTTCTGTCGTGGATTCGGGAAGATCATTATACGTTTTTGGGATACGCGTCCTATGATTTCCGAGAAGGTTCCACTCAAGGACTTAAAGAAATTCAATGCTCAGAAGAGCTTGGTATTATGAAACTAAAGACATACCAAGATCTCGCAAAAATTTTTGAGGGCGTTGATTTTGAAAGTCAGACATTTCAATATATTTTAGAGCCTGTGCCTTTATTTATTAATAAAGCAAGTCAAGTTTCGCGTGTTCATCGAGGCGTGACAATGGATGTTATTGGGGTCAAGCGTTTTTCATCTGATGGTACGGTCATTGGGATGCATCTTTTTATGGGACTCTTTACCTCTGTTGCCTATGATAGCAGCGTTCGTGACATTCCTTTGTTGCGCCGAAAATTGGAACATATTCTTGATTATACAGGATTAGTTCCGGCATGGCATGATGGAAAATCATTGATTCATATTCTGGATTCTCTCCCTCGAGATGATTTCTTTCAAGCCGGTGTTGAACAATTAGCGGAAGTTGGGCTTGCTGTCTTAAATCTTCAAGAACGCCAGAGATTTGCCCTTTTTATTCATCAAGATCAATTCAATCGCTTTTTGTCTTGCCTCGTTTACATCCCGCGCGAGCGTTTTGATTCAGAGTTGTGTGATCTTATTGGACAAACACTTGCAAAGAATTTAAAGGGAGTGCTGTCGGTTTATAAAGCACAATTTGGATCTTTCGCCCTTGCTCGCGTTCATTACACGATTAATATCCAAGGGGGTATTAAAGAAAATTATAATACAGAAGACCTTGAAGAAAAAATTGTGAAAGTCGTGCGTTCGTGGAAAGACGATTTACGAATGACTCTTGTTTCAGCTTTTAATGATTATGAAGGACAAAAAGTCTTTCAACGCTATTCTCAAGCGTTCTCAAAAGGATACCAAGAGCGTTTTCAGGGAGCAGACGTTAAAGCTGATATTGAGCTCATAGAGTTAGCTTGTCATTACAATATTCCTAAGGCTCGTCTTTATACGATCGATGGCGCGCCAAATCATTGCTTACATCTGAAAGTTTTTAATCCAGGGGATCCGATGGCGCTTTCAGATATTTTGCCTGTGCTTGAAAATCTTGATCTTCGCATCATTAAAGAGATCCCTTTTGTGGTATCTCCTCAAGGGGTTACCGCACCTGTGTGGATTCATGATTTTGAGATGATCACGCGCGATAATTACGCTGTGAATGCTGAAGAAATTCAAACGAATTTCTTTAACGCGTTAAAGGCAATAAAGGGAGGATTAATCGAAGATGATGGGATTAATCGGCTCATTTTAAGAGCAAACATAACGCCCCGTGAAGGATTAATTTTGAGGGTTTTAAGTAAATATTTACGTCAGCTTCAGTTTTCATTCAGTCGAGAATATATAGAGCAAACCTTCTTGAAACATCCTGATATTACAAAGCAGCTGGTGACATTTTTCGGCAGCAAATTTGATCCCGAAATTGCCCTTGACGATCAACTTCTAAAACAAGAAATTTTGAAGAAGATTAATCAAATTCAAAATCCAGATGAAGATAAAATTTTAAGAAGATTTTTTAATCTGATACAGGCAGCCTTAAGAACAAATTTTTATCAAAAAGATGCAGAAGGTAATTTTAAGACGTATACGTCTATTAAATTTGATTGCCTTCAAATTGATGAGCTTCCTCTGCCAAAGCCAAAATTTGAGATCTATATCTATTCTCCTCGCTTTGAAGCCATTCACTTGCGGGGTGGAAAAGTTGCTCGAGGAGGTCTTCGATGGTCAGATCGCCTGGAAGATTACCGAACAGAAATTTTAGGTCTTCTTAAAGCACAGATGGTTAAAAATACGGTCATTGTGCCTGTGGGCTCAAAAGGCGGATTTGTCCTTAAAGCGGTTTCACAGAGTGCAACTCGTGAGGAGATTCTAACTGAGGCTATCACCTGTTATAAAACGATGATTCAAGGTTTATTGGATATCACAGATAATTATAAAGATGGAAAGGTGATTCCCCCTCAAGCTGTTGTGCGATGGGATGAAGATGATCCTTATCTTGTGGTTGCTGCAGATAAAGGAACAGCGACTTTTTCAGACTATGCCAACGAAGTCTCTAAAGCGTACGATTTTTGGTTGGATGATGCTTTTGCTTCGGGCGGATCCAGTGGTTATGATCATAAAAAGATTGGGATCACGGCGCGAGGCGTCTGGGAATCTGTGAAACGTCATTTTTATGAACTAGATATTCCTATCGAAAAAACACCCTTCACTGTTGCGGGTGTAGGGGATATGTCAGGAGATGTTTTCGGAAATGGGATGCTTCAATTCGAGACAATAAAGCTCGTGGCTGCCTTTAATCATCAACATATCTTTGTTGATCCAACCCCAGATTCTCAATTGAGTTATATTGAACGCAAACGTCTTTTTGAGCTTCCTCGTTCCACTTGGAAAGATTATGACTCTGCCTTTATTTCCAAAGGAGGTGGAGTGTTTGAGCGGACAGCCAAAATTATTTCTGTTTCTCCTGAAATGCAACGACTTTTTAATTTTGACGTGACCGAAATTACGCCTTCAGACCTCATAAAAGCTATTCTTAAATTGAATGTGGACCTTTTGTGGTTTGGTGGGATTGGAACTTTTATTAAATCCTCTAAAGAGAATCATCAAGAGGCAGGTGATCGTGCAAATGATGGATTGAGAGTGAATGCAAAAGAACTCCGCTGTAAAGTTATTGGAGAAGGTGCCAATTTGGGTGTGACGCAGTTAGGTCGTATTGAATATGCGACTCTAGGAGGGCGTATTAATACAGATGCCATCGATAATTCAGGGGGAGTGAATTGCTCAGACCATGAAGTAAATATTAAGATTCTTTTGAATCGGCTTGTCCTGGATGGAAGTTTAAGTTTGGAAGCGCGCAATAAGTTGCTGGAATCTATGACAGAGGAAGTTTCTAAGCTTGTTTTACGTGATAATTATAAGCAAGCACAAGCGATCAGTTTACTTGAAGCTCAAGGGCCAAATCTTTTGGATGGGCAAATTCGAATTATGAGAACACTGGAAGCAAAAGGGATCCTGAATCGAGCCCTGGAATATCTCCCAGATGATGCCATGATGTTGGAGCATCAAACATTACAAAAGGGTCTTACAAAACCTGAAATTGCAATTCTATTGGCCTATAGCAAAATTGATTTTTATCAAGAAATCCTTAAGTCTCCTCTTCTTGATGATTTTGTGTTTGAAGAAGATCTTTTAAATTATTTCCCAGATAGTATGCGTCGAGATTATCGAGAGGAAATTTTAGCGCATCCGTTGAGGCGCGAAATTGTGGCGACTAAGATTACAAATGAAATAGTTAATCGCATCAGTGCCAGCTTTATTTATGATACCATGGCAAAATTAAATTGCCGTCTTGAAGATGTTTACCGAGCCTATATCATTATTCGGAATGTCTTTGATCTTCGGGCGTTGTGGAGACAATTAGAAAGTTTGGATAAACTGATTCATCCAGAGACACTTCTAAAAGTCATGATTGATATTTTGCATATGGTGAGAAGAACAATCAAATGGTTGATTCGTAACTATAAAATGGAAGACAATATCACTGCATCAACTCATCTTTTTAAACTTGGAACAGGGGCCTTTTTAGCAGATCTTAATCATTTCTTAGATGATCAGAGTCATCTAACTCTGCAACAACAGATTGCATTTTATGAAAAGTTAGGCCTTCCACAAAAACTCGCGCTTGAGATTTCCCATCTTCAAGTGGCGACATTATCACCAGATATCATCTTAATTGCGTCACAAACGGGATATAGCATTGCGCAGATCTCGACTTTTTATTTTATGGTGGGGGCACGACTTGGGATTACTCGACTTCGACAAGCGATTGAAAAGATCAAATCGAATACATCATGGCATCGCCTTGCGATTTTAGGCCTTCAAGAAGACTTATTTAATATCCAGAATGAAGTCGTGTTACAGGTGTTAAGTTTTGATGATCAAGTGCCGAAAAATGCTCACCTCGACACAGCCATATTGATGGAACTTTGGACAAAGGCCTCAAAAGATAAGTTAATATCTCTTGATAACTTGCTTCAAGAAGCTTTTCTGCAAAATTCTTTGGATTTAGCAAATCTTACTGTGATTACTCGCGAATTGAGGAATTTAACAGTAGAATTAGCATTGAAGGGTTAG
- a CDS encoding winged helix DNA-binding protein produces MIERLHRLFLEVTRIELDRLKIKDINNVQCFILYNIAENHLTVGEISNRGYYLGSNVTYNLKKMVETGYLIQEQSSHDRRSSHIRLSEKGLKLYQRFDQILSEHTKNMKHNGIAEQDLKNLKSLLARLESFWNFTVTHDMRF; encoded by the coding sequence GTGATTGAAAGACTCCATCGACTTTTTCTTGAAGTCACTCGAATTGAACTAGACCGCTTAAAAATAAAAGATATTAATAATGTACAGTGCTTTATCCTTTATAATATAGCAGAAAATCATCTCACAGTGGGTGAAATTTCTAATCGTGGATACTATCTTGGCTCCAATGTTACCTACAATCTTAAAAAAATGGTTGAAACGGGCTACTTAATACAAGAACAATCGTCTCATGATCGTCGCTCAAGCCACATCCGACTTTCAGAAAAAGGATTAAAACTATATCAAAGATTTGATCAGATCCTTTCTGAACATACAAAAAACATGAAACATAATGGTATTGCTGAACAAGACCTAAAAAATCTTAAATCCCTACTGGCTCGTCTTGAGTCTTTTTGGAATTTTACAGTCACTCATGATATGAGATTTTAG
- a CDS encoding ribose-phosphate diphosphokinase produces MKILSGNSNKPLAEKISSFLGLPLVKTSLKIFSDKEIFVEILDELKGEDVFLIQAISFPVNDTLMELLITLNALKQSSPCSITVVIPYYGYARQDRLITNQSSVASELIAQLLQSTKIKRIITIDLHAPQIKKYFTIPLDNLSTAPLFCKDILTFHSLENLLIVSPDAGGQDRAQMLAHHLNVDVITLQKERNESSRTCTMKLNASVVDQNCIIVDDIVDTAETLCKASELLMEKGAKSVNAYCTHPLLSGSAFDKITLSPLQEVVFTDSIFTPMSEKQHPKFRHLSIAFLLAEAISSCA; encoded by the coding sequence ATGAAAATTCTTAGTGGGAATAGTAATAAGCCTCTTGCCGAAAAGATCTCCTCTTTCCTGGGACTTCCCCTTGTAAAAACCTCTCTTAAAATATTTTCTGACAAAGAAATTTTTGTTGAAATTCTTGATGAATTAAAAGGAGAAGACGTTTTTCTTATTCAGGCGATTTCTTTTCCTGTCAACGATACTTTAATGGAGTTACTTATCACCCTGAATGCTTTAAAACAAAGCTCGCCTTGTTCTATTACTGTTGTCATTCCTTATTATGGTTATGCCCGTCAAGATCGGCTTATAACCAACCAATCTTCAGTTGCTTCAGAATTGATAGCCCAGCTTCTACAATCCACAAAAATCAAAAGAATTATCACCATTGATTTGCACGCCCCTCAAATCAAAAAATACTTTACGATTCCTCTTGATAATCTTTCAACAGCGCCCCTGTTTTGTAAAGATATCTTGACCTTCCATTCTTTAGAAAATCTTCTGATTGTCTCGCCTGATGCTGGAGGTCAAGACAGAGCACAAATGCTCGCCCATCATTTAAATGTAGACGTCATTACTTTACAGAAAGAAAGGAATGAAAGCTCAAGAACATGTACCATGAAACTCAATGCCTCAGTCGTTGATCAAAATTGCATTATTGTTGATGATATCGTGGATACAGCTGAAACTCTTTGTAAAGCTTCTGAACTCCTTATGGAAAAGGGAGCCAAGTCAGTGAATGCCTACTGTACACATCCTCTTCTTTCGGGCTCTGCTTTTGATAAAATCACTCTCTCCCCTTTGCAAGAAGTTGTCTTTACCGACAGTATCTTCACGCCTATGTCAGAAAAACAGCACCCTAAATTTCGCCATCTTTCGATTGCGTTTTTATTAGCCGAAGCTATCAGCTCTTGCGCTTAA
- a CDS encoding uroporphyrinogen-III synthase: MKVLLTRPQYDSQKLAKDLQDYGIESHINPLLEIEQKHFQYDPERAQAFVITSLNGLRSFATQNQERSLPLFVVGQESMNLASSFHFKKIIPGNGTALSLLPLIQTTCSPAEKEIACITGDYIHTDLILPLTELGFSAKQIIAYNTIECTSLDLQTQNFLKDKTISVVTFFSPRSAQIFAKLVENYKDLCQFLYGVCLSPEISNIVSEIKWRKLYTAASPSRQEIIEILKDLKKENIL, translated from the coding sequence ATGAAGGTGCTACTTACACGTCCTCAATATGATTCTCAGAAACTTGCAAAAGATCTCCAGGATTACGGGATTGAAAGTCATATCAATCCATTACTTGAGATTGAACAAAAACATTTTCAGTATGATCCAGAACGTGCTCAAGCTTTTGTTATAACAAGCTTAAATGGCCTTCGATCCTTTGCCACCCAAAATCAAGAAAGATCTCTTCCTCTTTTTGTTGTGGGGCAAGAATCGATGAACCTTGCATCTTCTTTTCATTTCAAAAAAATCATCCCAGGAAATGGAACTGCCCTCTCTCTTTTACCTCTCATACAAACAACATGCTCTCCAGCAGAAAAAGAAATCGCCTGTATTACGGGAGATTATATCCATACAGATCTTATCTTACCTCTTACTGAGCTTGGTTTCTCCGCCAAACAGATTATTGCGTATAATACAATTGAATGTACTTCTCTCGATCTTCAAACTCAGAATTTTTTGAAAGATAAAACCATTTCAGTCGTCACTTTTTTTTCTCCCCGCAGCGCCCAAATATTTGCTAAACTGGTCGAGAATTATAAAGATTTATGTCAGTTTCTTTATGGGGTTTGCTTAAGTCCAGAAATTTCAAACATTGTTTCTGAAATAAAATGGCGGAAACTTTATACAGCTGCATCCCCAAGCCGGCAAGAAATCATTGAAATTCTAAAAGATTTAAAAAAGGAGAATATCCTGTGA